The genomic region CGTCGGCGGCGGCACCAGGGCCACCGCCGCAAGCAGCGCCACCACGCCGAAGAAGAGCGCGCCGGCAAGCGCACGCGCGCGCTGGTAGCGCGGCGATCGAGACGCGTAGGGGGCAGCGTCAGCAGACAAGGAGGAAGAATCCACGTCGGGCAGCGCACGCTGCGCCCGAACGCCTGCAAACGATATGCCGCCGTGGGCTGTCGCCGCTGGCGACGCGGCGGTGACACTCACGCGGTATGGGACTTGCTTGCCCGGTCGGGACAACCGAGCGCAGGGCACCCGCAGCAACGGCGCCCATTCACAGGAGTCCAGACATGAGCGACACCGCCGAGCCCCGAGGCACCCGCGTGCGGATCCCCGATCCGAATTGGGACAAGATGCGCGAGACGGTGCTCATGATGGAGCTCGCTGTCGGCCAGATCGAAGGCGCAATGCGCGACAGCGACAGCTCGGTGCAGGTCCTGACCGACACCTTCACGGTGATGGCGCGGCACATGGCGACGATCGCGTCCGACGCCGCCAGCCTGCCCGACGAGGGCGAGCTGGGCGAGGTCAAGCGTCGGATGTCCGGCGCCGCCGCGCAGGTGACCGGCATGGTTCACCAGTCGATCATCGCCTTCCAGTTCTACGACCGGCTGGTGCAGCGACTGAGCCACGTCAGCCACGGCCTGGAGTGGCTGGCTGAGGTCGTCAGCGATGAACAGCGCGCGACAACGCCGGAGGAGTGGCTGTCGCTGCAGGAGAAGATCCGGGCCCGCTACTCGATGCCGGAAGAAGTGGAGATGTTCGAGGCGGTGCTGCTGCACGGAAAGTCCGTGCAGCAGGCCTTGGCCGAGTTCATGGAGAAGATGAAGAACAAGGGCGACGACATCGAGCTGTTCTGAGGGCCGCCGCGGCGCGCCGGGCGGGGCTCAGCGGCGGCGCAGGCGCAGCACGCGGCCCGGCAGCATGGTCTCGCGCTCGCGGCGCAGCTCGATCGGCACATCGAGCTCTACGTCGAAGCCATGCTCCAAGGCGAGCCTGCGCAGATAGGTCGTTGCATGCGCGTAGCGACCGCTGGGCTGCAGGCGGAAGCCAGGAGCGTGCTCACCTTCCAGGACTTCCATCGAGAGCAGCAGCCAGCCGCCGGAACGCAGCGCGGAAGCCGACAGCGCGAAGACTTCCTCCAGAGCGCCGACGTAGATGAAGACGTCCGCGGCCAGCAGCAGATCCCAGGCCTGCGGTGTCTGTGCCAGTTGCACCTGCAGCGAGGCCGCGTGCAAGGCGTCGTAGAGCCCGCGCGCCGAGGCCTTCGCCAGCATTTTCGGCGACAGATCCGCGCCCTCCAGACGTCGCGCCAGCGGACGCAGGGCGGGGGCGGCCAGCCCGGTGCCGCAGCCGAGATCGAGAACATCAAGATCCGCGGCCGCTGGCAGGTACTGCCCGAGCTGTTCGGGCAAGCGATAGCCCAGCCGCTCGACCAGCCACTGGTCGAAGTCGCCGGCCATGTCATCGAACAGACGACGGACGAAGGCATCGGGCGGGCGCGACGGCTGCCCGCCGCGCAGCGTGTCGAGCTTGAAGGCCAGACTGGGCGAGGTGGGGTTCAAGGCCAGCGCCTCGGCGAAGGCCTCGGCAGCGGCGGCGGTGTCGCCTGCGAGCTGCAGGGCCTCGCCGAGATTCTCCCAGGCCGCTGACTGGCCGGCATCCAGCGCCAGCGACTGACGCAGCGCCTCGATCGCCGGCGTGAACCGGCGCAACTGGAAGAAAATCCGCCCCAGCGTGCACCAGCCGATCGCGAAGTCCGGCGCGGCGGCGAGCGCGGACTGCATCAGCAGCTGAGCATCGGCCAGCGCGCCGCGCTCACTCAGCAGGTTGGCCAGATTGTTGGCCGCTTGCACAAGCTGCGGCTTGGCCTGCAAGGCCGCACGATAACTGTGCTCGGCAGCGGCGAAGTCGCCCTGCATCGCCTGCACCACGGCGAGGTTGTAGTGCGCCTCGGCCCAGGCCGGGGCAGCGCGCGCAGCCGCGTCGAACCCCCGATGCGCAGCGTCGACGTCGCCGTCCTGCAGCGCGATCGCTGCGCTCTGGAAGTGCGCGCCCGGATGCGCGGGCGCATGGGCCAGGCACTGGGCCAGCGCCGCCTGGGCGCGGGCACGCTGCCCGCACTGGGCCGCCGCCACCGCATGCAGGTAGGCGACATCCGCGGCCTGGTCTTGAAGCGGGCAGGCCTCCAGCAGCGCCAGCGCCTGCGCCATCCGACCTGCGCTCATCAACTCCTGCAGGCGTGCGACGAGGGCCGGAGTCACCGCCGTCATCCGCCAACGGGCCCCAACTGCAGCCAGGCGGCAAGCCGCGCCCGCGCCTCGTCCACGCCGAGGCCGGTCTGCGCCGAGAACAGCTGCGCGCTCTGGCCCTCGCCCAGCTCCGCGCGCACTTCGCGCAGGGTCTGCGCCTGGGCGCCGCGGCCGAGCTTGTCCGCCTTGGTCAACAGCACATGGCAGGGCAGGCCGCGCGCTTCGCCAAAGCCAAGCATCTGACGGTCGAAATCGCGCAACGGATGGCGGATGTCCATCACCACCACCAGGCCGGCGAGCGAGCGGCGGTTCTGAAAGTAGCCTTCGATCAGCCCCCGCCAGTGATCGCGCAGCTCTGGCGGCACCTTGGCGAAGCCGTAGCCGGGCAGATCGACAAGGAAACGCGCCGGCGCGAGCTGGAAGTACACCAGCTGCTGGGTCCGTCCGGGCGTTTTGCTGGTGCGGGCCAATGCACCCTGGTCGCACACGCGGTTGATGGCGCTGGACTTGCCGGCA from Lysobacterales bacterium harbors:
- a CDS encoding tetratricopeptide repeat protein gives rise to the protein MTPALVARLQELMSAGRMAQALALLEACPLQDQAADVAYLHAVAAAQCGQRARAQAALAQCLAHAPAHPGAHFQSAAIALQDGDVDAAHRGFDAAARAAPAWAEAHYNLAVVQAMQGDFAAAEHSYRAALQAKPQLVQAANNLANLLSERGALADAQLLMQSALAAAPDFAIGWCTLGRIFFQLRRFTPAIEALRQSLALDAGQSAAWENLGEALQLAGDTAAAAEAFAEALALNPTSPSLAFKLDTLRGGQPSRPPDAFVRRLFDDMAGDFDQWLVERLGYRLPEQLGQYLPAAADLDVLDLGCGTGLAAPALRPLARRLEGADLSPKMLAKASARGLYDALHAASLQVQLAQTPQAWDLLLAADVFIYVGALEEVFALSASALRSGGWLLLSMEVLEGEHAPGFRLQPSGRYAHATTYLRRLALEHGFDVELDVPIELRRERETMLPGRVLRLRRR
- a CDS encoding YihA family ribosome biogenesis GTP-binding protein; amino-acid sequence: MSEPNPFRAASYLLSVHTPRQLPADDAVEVAIAGRSNAGKSSAINRVCDQGALARTSKTPGRTQQLVYFQLAPARFLVDLPGYGFAKVPPELRDHWRGLIEGYFQNRRSLAGLVVVMDIRHPLRDFDRQMLGFGEARGLPCHVLLTKADKLGRGAQAQTLREVRAELGEGQSAQLFSAQTGLGVDEARARLAAWLQLGPVGG